Proteins encoded in a region of the Populus nigra chromosome 3, ddPopNigr1.1, whole genome shotgun sequence genome:
- the LOC133689154 gene encoding tropinone reductase homolog — protein sequence MAEAEVRSRESRWSLKGMTALVTGGTRGIGFAIVEELAGFGAAVHTCSRNETKLDECIREWESKGFRVTGSVCDVSCRSQRDKLIEKVSSTFQGKLNILVNNAAAVVSKNSTKVTAEDMANTLGTNVEASYHLCQLAHPLLKASGNGSIVFISSVAAVVALPTLSFYGASKGALNQLTKSLACEWAHDKIRANAVSPWIIKTPLLDASLAKSASEQRAGMSRIVSQTPISRLGEPSEISSLVAFLCLPTASYITGQIISVDGGYTANGGYTANGF from the exons ATGGCAGAAGCAGAGGTCAGGAGCAGAGAAAGCAGATGGTCTCTCAAAGGAATGACTGCTCTTGTTACTGGCGGAACACGAGGCATAGG GTTTGCAATAGTAGAAGAGCTAGCAGGGTTTGGAGCTGCAGTCCACACTTGTTCTCGTAACGAGACAAAGCTTGATGAATGCATAAGAGAATGGGAAAGCAAAGGTTTTAGGGTGACTGGATCAGTATGTGATGTCTCATGCCGAAGCCAAAGAGACAAACTAATAGAGAAAGTCTCATCTACCTTTCAAGGAAAACTTAATATCCTT GTGAACAACGCTGCAGCAGTTGTAAGCAAGAATAGCACAAAAGTCACTGCAGAGGATATGGCAAATACTTTGGGTACAAATGTTGAGGCTTCTTATCACCTTTGTCAGCTTGCACACCCTCTTTTAAAAGCATCAGGAAATGGAAGCATTGTGTTTATTTCCTCTGTTGCCGCTGTTGTAGCCTTACCTACACTTTCCTTCTATGGAGCGTCTAAAG GAGCACTTAATCAGTTGACCAAGAGCTTAGCATGTGAGTGGGCACATGACAAAATCCGAGCTAATGCAGTGTCACCATGGATCATCAAAACTCCTCTTTTGGATGCTAGTCTTGCTAAAAGTGCAAGTGAACAG CGAGCTGGTATGAGTCGGATTGTCTCTCAAACTCCCATCAGCCGCTTAGGGGAGCCTAGTGAGATATCATCTCTAGTGGCATTTCTGTGCCTCCCTACTGCCTCGTATATCACAGGGCAGATTATTTCTGTTGACGGTGGATATACCGCCAATGGTGGATATACTGCTAATGGTTTTTGA
- the LOC133689402 gene encoding transcription factor bHLH155-like isoform X3: protein MGTTDLRQLLESLCHNSDWKYAVLWKMRYGSPMILTWEDGYFDCPKPREPLQTISSDVYCNGGNDLVSSLRDASASNANFGGHQIELVVADMLHLQYPLGEGVVGEVAYTGDHFWLSFNNIFSCEMSKNLVPEFPEEWLLQFASGIKTILLVPVLPHGVLQLGSFDEVAEDIQIVAYIKGRFNDLHSTRENAVPLTLKREFKAQSTLISCPVEQLNATSAISISQVKSEDSNYSIPVNSVKLHKDEQPEVFKCESKNNSPSPIFADVSPQSESLSASQLGMVENMVEQSSGGMDANDVYHKNRQSFLSFPKGSELHKVLGPPFLSQTNEKTWEPSLLVDDSCKSSNFIFSEDRSARIEPSLFAREGEVEFLLEPVAGNSYSSSDNTSSNRSHSLKSSERLSGHLLATSQNQFQTRTLVGDDLAPWSHLPSVCISGSGNTDTTAALDSMMSTIFDQEQQEKDQSYKHPWRGQKMSNVARRRARPGENQKPRPRDRQLIQDRVKELRELVPNGSKCSIDGLLDQTIKHMQYLRSVTDQAEKLRQWVHQEVADRKNCRLSETNVNIQSGKSWAFEFGNDLQICPIVVEDLAYPGHLLIEMLCNDRGVFLEIAQVIRSLDLTILKGVMESRLSNTWAHFIVEACKGFHRLDIFWPLMQLLQRKRSSISGKI, encoded by the exons GATTTTGACTTGGGAAGATGGGTATTTTGATTGCCCAAAACCACGAGAACCTTTGCAAACTATATCCTCAGATGTTTACTGCAATGGTGGGAATGATCTAGTTTCTTCCCTCCGCGATGCGAGTGCGTCTAATGCTAACTTTGGGGGACATCAAATTGAACTTGTCGTGGCTGATATGTTGCACCTTCAGTATCCCTTAGGAGAGGG GGTTGTTGGTGAAGTGGCATATACAGGGGACCATTTCTGGCTTTcgttcaacaatattttttcttgtgaaatGAGCAAGAATTTAGTTCCTGAG TTTCCAGAAGAATGGCTACTTCAGTTTGCATCAGGTATCAAG ACTATTTTACTGGTGCCTGTACTTCCACATGGAGTTTTGCAGCTTGGATCATTTGACGAG GTTGCTGAAGATATTCAAATAGTTGCCTATATTAAAGGTAGATTCAATGATCTTCACAGTACTAGAGAAAATGCAGTTCCTCTCACTTTAAAGAGGGAGTTTAAAGCTCAGTCTACACTAATCTCTTGTCCTGTTGAGCAATTAAATGCAACTTCAGCTATTTCCATTAGCCAAGTGAAAAGTGAAGATTCAAATTATTCAATACCTGTCAATAGTGTCAAGCTACATAAAGATGAGCAACCAGAAGTTTTCAAATGTGAAAGCAAAAATAATAGTCCATCGCCTATCTTTGCTGATGTGTCCCCTCAAAGTGAATCTCTAAGTGCCAGCCAACTGGGGATGGTTGAGA ATATGGTAGAGCAGTCATCTGGAGGCATGGATGCCAATGATGTGTATCATAAAAATAGACAGAGTTTTCTTAGCTTTCCCAAAGGCAGTGAGTTACATAAAGTACTTGGACCACCTTTTTTGAGCCAGACCAATGAAAAGACATGGGAACCATCTTTATTGGTGGATGATAGTTGCAAGAGCTCAAATTTCATCTTCAGCGAAGATCGCAGTGCAAGAATTGAGCCTTCTTTGTTTGCTAGAGAAGGTGAGGTCGAGTTTCTGCTGGAACCAGTGGCTGGCAATTCATATAGCAGTTCAGATAATACGTCTTCTAACAGATCCCATAGTTTGAAGTCATCTGAAAGGTTGTCAGGACACCTTCTTGCTACTTCTCAAAACCAATTTCAAACAAGAACCTTGGTGGGGGATGATTTGGCACCATGGAGCCATCTACCATCTGTATGTATTTCTGGAAGTGGAAATACTGATACTACAGCTGCTTTAGATAGCATGATGAGTACAATTTTTGACCAGGAACAACAGGAAAAGGATCAAAGTTACAAGCACCCTTGGAGAGGCCAGAAGATGTCAAACGTAGCCAGAAGAAGGGCCAGACCTGGTGAAAACCAAAAGCCAAGGCCAAGGGATAGGCAGCTGATCCAGGACCGGGTAAAGGAGCTGAGGGAGCTTGTCCCAAATGGTTCAAAG TGTAGCATTGATGGCCTCTTGGATCAAACCATAAAGCACATGCAGTATTTAAGAAGTGTGACTGACCAGGCCGAGAAATTGAGGCAGTGGGTGCATCAAGAG GTTGCTGATCGCAAGAACTGCAGATTGTCTGAAACCAATGTGAATATCCAAAGTGGGAAAAGCTGGGCCTTTGAATTTGGAAATGATCTACAGATATGTCCTATTGTTGTGGAAGACCTTGCATACCCAGGACACCTACTCATAGAG ATGCTTTGCAATGATCGTGGTGTTTTCTTGGAGATAGCCCAGGTGATCCGCAGTCTAGATTTGACCATCCTGAAGGGCGTGATGGAAAGTCGATTAAGTAACACATGGGCTCATTTCATTGTTGAG GCTTGCAAAGGTTTCCATAGACTGGACATATTCTGGCCGCTGATGCAGCTTTTGCAGAGGAAAAGGAGTTCTATATCTGGCAAGATTTGA
- the LOC133689402 gene encoding transcription factor LHW-like isoform X2, whose protein sequence is MGTTDLRQLLESLCHNSDWKYAVLWKMRYGSPMILTWEDGYFDCPKPREPLQTISSDVYCNGGNDLVSSLRDASASNANFGGHQIELVVADMLHLQYPLGEGVVGEVAYTGDHFWLSFNNIFSCEMSKNLVPEFPEEWLLQFASGIKTILLVPVLPHGVLQLGSFDEVAEDIQIVAYIKGRFNDLHSTRENAVPLTLKREFKAQSTLISCPVEQLNATSAISISQVKSEDSNYSIPVNSVKLHKDEQPEVFKCESKNNSPSPIFADVSPQSESLSASQLGMVESKIFELSYLMDELQAYSDCNEYNVGWFGEPLDGMMNTYPAADMVEQSSGGMDANDVYHKNRQSFLSFPKGSELHKVLGPPFLSQTNEKTWEPSLLVDDSCKSSNFIFSEDRSARIEPSLFAREGEVEFLLEPVAGNSYSSSDNTSSNRSHSLKSSERLSGHLLATSQNQFQTRTLVGDDLAPWSHLPSEQQEKDQSYKHPWRGQKMSNVARRRARPGENQKPRPRDRQLIQDRVKELRELVPNGSKCSIDGLLDQTIKHMQYLRSVTDQAEKLRQWVHQEVADRKNCRLSETNVNIQSGKSWAFEFGNDLQICPIVVEDLAYPGHLLIEMLCNDRGVFLEIAQVIRSLDLTILKGVMESRLSNTWAHFIVEACKGFHRLDIFWPLMQLLQRKRSSISGKI, encoded by the exons GATTTTGACTTGGGAAGATGGGTATTTTGATTGCCCAAAACCACGAGAACCTTTGCAAACTATATCCTCAGATGTTTACTGCAATGGTGGGAATGATCTAGTTTCTTCCCTCCGCGATGCGAGTGCGTCTAATGCTAACTTTGGGGGACATCAAATTGAACTTGTCGTGGCTGATATGTTGCACCTTCAGTATCCCTTAGGAGAGGG GGTTGTTGGTGAAGTGGCATATACAGGGGACCATTTCTGGCTTTcgttcaacaatattttttcttgtgaaatGAGCAAGAATTTAGTTCCTGAG TTTCCAGAAGAATGGCTACTTCAGTTTGCATCAGGTATCAAG ACTATTTTACTGGTGCCTGTACTTCCACATGGAGTTTTGCAGCTTGGATCATTTGACGAG GTTGCTGAAGATATTCAAATAGTTGCCTATATTAAAGGTAGATTCAATGATCTTCACAGTACTAGAGAAAATGCAGTTCCTCTCACTTTAAAGAGGGAGTTTAAAGCTCAGTCTACACTAATCTCTTGTCCTGTTGAGCAATTAAATGCAACTTCAGCTATTTCCATTAGCCAAGTGAAAAGTGAAGATTCAAATTATTCAATACCTGTCAATAGTGTCAAGCTACATAAAGATGAGCAACCAGAAGTTTTCAAATGTGAAAGCAAAAATAATAGTCCATCGCCTATCTTTGCTGATGTGTCCCCTCAAAGTGAATCTCTAAGTGCCAGCCAACTGGGGATGGTTGAGAGTAAGATATTTGAACTCTCTTATCTGATGGATGAATTGCAAGCATATTCTGACTGTAATGAGTACAATGTGGGATGGTTTGGAGAACCCTTGGATGGGATGATGAATACTTATCCTGCTGCAGATATGGTAGAGCAGTCATCTGGAGGCATGGATGCCAATGATGTGTATCATAAAAATAGACAGAGTTTTCTTAGCTTTCCCAAAGGCAGTGAGTTACATAAAGTACTTGGACCACCTTTTTTGAGCCAGACCAATGAAAAGACATGGGAACCATCTTTATTGGTGGATGATAGTTGCAAGAGCTCAAATTTCATCTTCAGCGAAGATCGCAGTGCAAGAATTGAGCCTTCTTTGTTTGCTAGAGAAGGTGAGGTCGAGTTTCTGCTGGAACCAGTGGCTGGCAATTCATATAGCAGTTCAGATAATACGTCTTCTAACAGATCCCATAGTTTGAAGTCATCTGAAAGGTTGTCAGGACACCTTCTTGCTACTTCTCAAAACCAATTTCAAACAAGAACCTTGGTGGGGGATGATTTGGCACCATGGAGCCATCTACCATCT GAACAACAGGAAAAGGATCAAAGTTACAAGCACCCTTGGAGAGGCCAGAAGATGTCAAACGTAGCCAGAAGAAGGGCCAGACCTGGTGAAAACCAAAAGCCAAGGCCAAGGGATAGGCAGCTGATCCAGGACCGGGTAAAGGAGCTGAGGGAGCTTGTCCCAAATGGTTCAAAG TGTAGCATTGATGGCCTCTTGGATCAAACCATAAAGCACATGCAGTATTTAAGAAGTGTGACTGACCAGGCCGAGAAATTGAGGCAGTGGGTGCATCAAGAG GTTGCTGATCGCAAGAACTGCAGATTGTCTGAAACCAATGTGAATATCCAAAGTGGGAAAAGCTGGGCCTTTGAATTTGGAAATGATCTACAGATATGTCCTATTGTTGTGGAAGACCTTGCATACCCAGGACACCTACTCATAGAG ATGCTTTGCAATGATCGTGGTGTTTTCTTGGAGATAGCCCAGGTGATCCGCAGTCTAGATTTGACCATCCTGAAGGGCGTGATGGAAAGTCGATTAAGTAACACATGGGCTCATTTCATTGTTGAG GCTTGCAAAGGTTTCCATAGACTGGACATATTCTGGCCGCTGATGCAGCTTTTGCAGAGGAAAAGGAGTTCTATATCTGGCAAGATTTGA
- the LOC133689402 gene encoding transcription factor bHLH155-like isoform X1, whose amino-acid sequence MGTTDLRQLLESLCHNSDWKYAVLWKMRYGSPMILTWEDGYFDCPKPREPLQTISSDVYCNGGNDLVSSLRDASASNANFGGHQIELVVADMLHLQYPLGEGVVGEVAYTGDHFWLSFNNIFSCEMSKNLVPEFPEEWLLQFASGIKTILLVPVLPHGVLQLGSFDEVAEDIQIVAYIKGRFNDLHSTRENAVPLTLKREFKAQSTLISCPVEQLNATSAISISQVKSEDSNYSIPVNSVKLHKDEQPEVFKCESKNNSPSPIFADVSPQSESLSASQLGMVESKIFELSYLMDELQAYSDCNEYNVGWFGEPLDGMMNTYPAADMVEQSSGGMDANDVYHKNRQSFLSFPKGSELHKVLGPPFLSQTNEKTWEPSLLVDDSCKSSNFIFSEDRSARIEPSLFAREGEVEFLLEPVAGNSYSSSDNTSSNRSHSLKSSERLSGHLLATSQNQFQTRTLVGDDLAPWSHLPSVCISGSGNTDTTAALDSMMSTIFDQEQQEKDQSYKHPWRGQKMSNVARRRARPGENQKPRPRDRQLIQDRVKELRELVPNGSKCSIDGLLDQTIKHMQYLRSVTDQAEKLRQWVHQEVADRKNCRLSETNVNIQSGKSWAFEFGNDLQICPIVVEDLAYPGHLLIEMLCNDRGVFLEIAQVIRSLDLTILKGVMESRLSNTWAHFIVEACKGFHRLDIFWPLMQLLQRKRSSISGKI is encoded by the exons GATTTTGACTTGGGAAGATGGGTATTTTGATTGCCCAAAACCACGAGAACCTTTGCAAACTATATCCTCAGATGTTTACTGCAATGGTGGGAATGATCTAGTTTCTTCCCTCCGCGATGCGAGTGCGTCTAATGCTAACTTTGGGGGACATCAAATTGAACTTGTCGTGGCTGATATGTTGCACCTTCAGTATCCCTTAGGAGAGGG GGTTGTTGGTGAAGTGGCATATACAGGGGACCATTTCTGGCTTTcgttcaacaatattttttcttgtgaaatGAGCAAGAATTTAGTTCCTGAG TTTCCAGAAGAATGGCTACTTCAGTTTGCATCAGGTATCAAG ACTATTTTACTGGTGCCTGTACTTCCACATGGAGTTTTGCAGCTTGGATCATTTGACGAG GTTGCTGAAGATATTCAAATAGTTGCCTATATTAAAGGTAGATTCAATGATCTTCACAGTACTAGAGAAAATGCAGTTCCTCTCACTTTAAAGAGGGAGTTTAAAGCTCAGTCTACACTAATCTCTTGTCCTGTTGAGCAATTAAATGCAACTTCAGCTATTTCCATTAGCCAAGTGAAAAGTGAAGATTCAAATTATTCAATACCTGTCAATAGTGTCAAGCTACATAAAGATGAGCAACCAGAAGTTTTCAAATGTGAAAGCAAAAATAATAGTCCATCGCCTATCTTTGCTGATGTGTCCCCTCAAAGTGAATCTCTAAGTGCCAGCCAACTGGGGATGGTTGAGAGTAAGATATTTGAACTCTCTTATCTGATGGATGAATTGCAAGCATATTCTGACTGTAATGAGTACAATGTGGGATGGTTTGGAGAACCCTTGGATGGGATGATGAATACTTATCCTGCTGCAGATATGGTAGAGCAGTCATCTGGAGGCATGGATGCCAATGATGTGTATCATAAAAATAGACAGAGTTTTCTTAGCTTTCCCAAAGGCAGTGAGTTACATAAAGTACTTGGACCACCTTTTTTGAGCCAGACCAATGAAAAGACATGGGAACCATCTTTATTGGTGGATGATAGTTGCAAGAGCTCAAATTTCATCTTCAGCGAAGATCGCAGTGCAAGAATTGAGCCTTCTTTGTTTGCTAGAGAAGGTGAGGTCGAGTTTCTGCTGGAACCAGTGGCTGGCAATTCATATAGCAGTTCAGATAATACGTCTTCTAACAGATCCCATAGTTTGAAGTCATCTGAAAGGTTGTCAGGACACCTTCTTGCTACTTCTCAAAACCAATTTCAAACAAGAACCTTGGTGGGGGATGATTTGGCACCATGGAGCCATCTACCATCTGTATGTATTTCTGGAAGTGGAAATACTGATACTACAGCTGCTTTAGATAGCATGATGAGTACAATTTTTGACCAGGAACAACAGGAAAAGGATCAAAGTTACAAGCACCCTTGGAGAGGCCAGAAGATGTCAAACGTAGCCAGAAGAAGGGCCAGACCTGGTGAAAACCAAAAGCCAAGGCCAAGGGATAGGCAGCTGATCCAGGACCGGGTAAAGGAGCTGAGGGAGCTTGTCCCAAATGGTTCAAAG TGTAGCATTGATGGCCTCTTGGATCAAACCATAAAGCACATGCAGTATTTAAGAAGTGTGACTGACCAGGCCGAGAAATTGAGGCAGTGGGTGCATCAAGAG GTTGCTGATCGCAAGAACTGCAGATTGTCTGAAACCAATGTGAATATCCAAAGTGGGAAAAGCTGGGCCTTTGAATTTGGAAATGATCTACAGATATGTCCTATTGTTGTGGAAGACCTTGCATACCCAGGACACCTACTCATAGAG ATGCTTTGCAATGATCGTGGTGTTTTCTTGGAGATAGCCCAGGTGATCCGCAGTCTAGATTTGACCATCCTGAAGGGCGTGATGGAAAGTCGATTAAGTAACACATGGGCTCATTTCATTGTTGAG GCTTGCAAAGGTTTCCATAGACTGGACATATTCTGGCCGCTGATGCAGCTTTTGCAGAGGAAAAGGAGTTCTATATCTGGCAAGATTTGA
- the LOC133689094 gene encoding tropinone reductase homolog — protein MAETEMGCREQRWSLKGMTALVTGGTRGIGFAIVEELAGFGARVYTCSRNEKELNERIKEWEIKGFNVRGSVCDLSSQDDRQKLIGSVTSAFDGKLNILVNNAATAILRKSLDYTLEDYSFIMNTNLQSPYHLCQLAHPLLKASGNGNIVFISSVAGIVALPMLSVYSATKGAINQLTRNLACEWAKDNIRTNTVAPGGIRTTVGQDQSADPDVGEAYSDMFSRIPISRIGEPNEVSSLVVFLCLPTASYINGQVICVDGGLTAKAF, from the exons ATGGCAGAAACAGAGATGGGTTGCAGGGAGCAAAGGTGGTCTCTCAAGGGTATGACCGCACTAGTCACTGGTGGAACCAGAGGCATTGG ATTTGCGATTGTAGAAGAACTGGCAGGATTTGGGGCAAGAGTGTATACTTGCTCACGCAACGAGAAAGAGCTCAATGAGAGGATAAAAGAATGGGAAATTAAAGGGTTTAATGTCAGGGGCTCGGTTTGTGACCTTAGTTCCCAAGACGACAGACAGAAGCTGATTGGTTCCGTCACCTCTGCTTTCGATGGGAAGCTCAATATCCTT GTGAACAATGCTGCTACAGCCATACTCCGAAAATCTTTAGATTATACTCTTGAAGACTATTCATTCATAATGAATACCAATCTTCAGTCTCCTTACCATCTTTGTCAACTTGCACATCCACTTCTGAAAGCATCAGGAAACGGAAATATTGTGTTCATTTCCTCTGTTGCTGGCATCGTAGCTTTACCTATGCTATCAGTATATTCAGCGACAAAAG GAGCAATCAACCAATTGACAAGGAATTTAGCATGTGAATGGGCAAAGGACAATATTCGCACAAATACTGTTGCACCAGGAGGTATCAGAACCACGGTTGGACAAGATCAATCT GCCGATCCTGACGTTGGAGAGGCATATAGCGACATGTTCTCTAGAATTCCGATCAGCCGTATTGGAGAGCCTAATGAGGTTTCATCACTGGTGGTATTCCTCTGCCTTCCTACTGCTTCGTATATCAATGGGCAAGTTATTTGTGTTGATGGGGGGCTTACAGCCAAGGCTTTTTAG